One part of the Geoalkalibacter sp. genome encodes these proteins:
- the aroF gene encoding 3-deoxy-7-phosphoheptulonate synthase: protein MLIVMEHNATAAQVRAVQDAIEAMGLQAAPIPGRERTAIGVLGNQGYVDDTSIRNLPGVRECIHVSKPYKLVSRDFHPESTVVEIGALKVGDGHPPIIIAGPCSIESPEQMSAAARIARAAGAQVLRGGAFKPRTGPHSFQGLGERGLKFLRQAGDEVGLPVVTEIMRIEQLDLVSRYADILQIGARNMQNFDLLKEVGRSRHPVLLKRGMSATIEEFLAAAEYLLAEGNSQVILCERGIRTFEPSTRNTLDLSVVPLVRELSHLPIIVDPSHATGKRSLVGVMSKAALVAGAHGIMVEVHPDPAKALCDGAQSLDGAGFHRLMEEIRRLLGYLGHG, encoded by the coding sequence ATGTTGATCGTCATGGAGCACAACGCCACGGCCGCGCAGGTACGCGCCGTGCAGGACGCCATCGAGGCCATGGGGTTGCAGGCCGCGCCCATTCCCGGTCGCGAAAGAACCGCCATCGGGGTTTTGGGCAACCAGGGCTATGTGGACGATACGTCCATCCGCAACCTGCCGGGCGTGCGCGAATGCATCCACGTCAGCAAACCCTACAAGCTGGTTTCCCGGGATTTTCACCCCGAATCCACGGTCGTTGAGATCGGCGCCCTGAAAGTCGGCGACGGGCACCCCCCAATCATTATTGCCGGGCCGTGCAGCATCGAGAGTCCGGAGCAGATGTCGGCCGCCGCGCGCATCGCCCGTGCCGCCGGCGCCCAGGTCCTGCGGGGCGGCGCCTTCAAGCCGCGCACCGGTCCGCATTCTTTTCAGGGTCTGGGCGAGAGGGGGCTGAAATTTCTGCGGCAGGCTGGAGATGAGGTCGGCTTGCCGGTGGTGACGGAAATCATGCGTATCGAGCAGCTTGATCTGGTGAGCCGCTACGCCGACATCCTGCAGATCGGCGCGCGCAACATGCAGAACTTCGACCTGCTCAAGGAAGTCGGGCGCAGCCGGCATCCGGTGCTGCTCAAGCGCGGCATGAGCGCCACCATCGAGGAATTTCTCGCCGCGGCGGAATACCTTCTTGCCGAAGGCAATTCCCAGGTGATTCTTTGCGAACGCGGCATCCGCACTTTCGAGCCCTCCACGCGCAACACCCTCGATCTGTCGGTGGTGCCCCTGGTGCGCGAATTGAGTCATCTGCCCATCATCGTTGATCCCAGCCATGCCACGGGCAAGCGCTCCCTGGTTGGAGTGATGAGCAAGGCGGCGCTGGTGGCCGGCGCCCACGGCATCATGGTCGAGGTGCATCCTGATCCGGCCAAGGCGCTGTGCGACGGCGCCCAGAGCCTTGACGGCGCGGGCTTTCATCGGCTCATGGAGGAAATCCGCCGACTGCTCGGCTATCTGGGCCACGGGTAG
- a CDS encoding c-type cytochrome, whose protein sequence is MTKGQLAKTLTLASICALAAAAQVSAEEARGRELLNALGCKACHQLEGSGGSLGPAFDGIGQRLSAEQINKQIIEPSSANPNTMMPSYAHIPEEDLKALVEFLAGLK, encoded by the coding sequence ATGACCAAGGGACAACTTGCCAAGACTCTGACCCTCGCGTCCATCTGCGCCCTTGCCGCCGCCGCTCAGGTATCCGCCGAGGAGGCGCGGGGACGCGAGCTGCTCAACGCCCTGGGCTGCAAAGCCTGTCATCAGCTCGAGGGCAGCGGCGGCAGCCTCGGCCCCGCCTTCGACGGTATCGGGCAGCGCTTGAGCGCCGAACAGATCAACAAGCAGATCATCGAACCCTCCAGCGCCAATCCCAACACCATGATGCCCAGCTACGCCCACATCCCCGAGGAAGACCTCAAGGCCCTGGTCGAATTCCTGGCCGGCCTGAAATAG
- a CDS encoding FKBP-type peptidyl-prolyl cis-trans isomerase: protein MKSIVVLLLGVLLAVPVLAAEPQPLESGADKFSYALGQQLGRDLKMGGVQVNADLIAAGVRDAQAGSSRMSEEEMEAAMESMQREMMAQHLAQQEALAKKNLEQGKAFLAENAKKKGVKTTASGLQYQVIEAGKGKKPGPDSTVTVHYRGTLVDGTEFDSSYGRGEPATFNLSGVIPGWTEALQLMQEGAKYKIVLPADLAYGERGAGQVIGPNATLVFDVELLSVN, encoded by the coding sequence ATGAAAAGCATCGTCGTCCTGCTCCTTGGCGTGCTGCTTGCCGTACCCGTCCTCGCCGCCGAGCCCCAGCCGCTGGAATCGGGCGCGGACAAGTTTTCCTATGCCCTCGGCCAGCAGTTGGGCAGGGATCTGAAAATGGGCGGCGTGCAGGTGAATGCCGATCTCATCGCCGCCGGCGTGCGCGACGCCCAGGCCGGCTCCTCGCGCATGAGCGAGGAGGAGATGGAGGCGGCCATGGAAAGCATGCAGCGTGAGATGATGGCGCAGCACCTCGCCCAGCAGGAAGCCCTGGCCAAGAAAAACCTGGAGCAGGGCAAAGCCTTTCTCGCGGAAAACGCCAAGAAAAAGGGCGTCAAAACCACTGCGAGCGGGCTGCAGTATCAGGTGATCGAGGCCGGCAAGGGCAAGAAGCCCGGTCCCGACAGCACCGTGACCGTGCATTACCGCGGCACTCTGGTCGACGGCACCGAATTCGACAGCTCCTACGGGCGCGGCGAACCCGCCACCTTCAACCTCTCCGGGGTGATCCCCGGCTGGACCGAAGCCTTGCAGCTCATGCAGGAAGGCGCCAAATACAAGATTGTCCTGCCCGCCGATCTGGCCTACGGCGAACGCGGCGCCGGGCAGGTGATCGGCCCCAATGCCACTCTGGTCTTCGATGTCGAGTTGCTGAGCGTCAACTGA
- a CDS encoding sensor histidine kinase yields MRHSLTTKLTLVVGLVLMLVMLLFAALNIKTLKKIFLEEAIHDVDNLSETLIRSTHYQMLEDDRKRVYQMIQEVGTQRGIEHIRLINKDGEITFSTERAEIGAILDKNTEGCNVCHAKDTPLTHASTMNRSRIFEDRNGKEVLGMAKAIYNQQSCATAECHFHPPDVKMLGVLDVIVSLDGLQLQTATYRNNIIVLTLMLLLILGACLTLVTQKLITQPLNKLLAHTHRIAQGDWALIELPSQDEFGHLAASFNDMTHNLKQAQDELALWGSQLEAKVEQRTHEIKEMQSRLIRSEKIASLGELVAGIAHELNNPLTGVLMFSSMIAGDPRLDPALKPDFDTIVRETQRCAGIVRGLLDFARESVPKKSLGSVEQILEQTLALVAHHSSFHDIEVVRDYGRTPDILADPNQLEQVFMNLFINASQAMESGGTLRVQTRTANDHDCVKIRISDTGCGIPEENLSKIFDPFFSTKGHKGTGLGLSVSYGIIENHGGHIEVESRLGEGTTFTITLPIGSDYKQPASGTESLLATGL; encoded by the coding sequence GTGCGCCATAGCCTGACCACCAAGCTGACACTGGTCGTCGGCCTCGTGCTGATGCTGGTCATGCTGCTTTTTGCCGCCCTCAACATCAAGACCCTCAAGAAGATCTTTCTCGAGGAAGCCATCCACGATGTCGACAACCTGAGTGAAACCCTGATCCGCTCGACCCATTACCAGATGCTCGAGGACGACCGCAAGCGCGTCTATCAGATGATCCAGGAGGTGGGCACCCAACGCGGCATCGAACATATCCGCCTGATCAACAAGGACGGCGAGATCACCTTTTCGACAGAGCGCGCCGAAATCGGCGCCATTCTCGACAAGAACACCGAGGGCTGCAACGTCTGCCATGCCAAGGACACGCCCCTCACCCACGCCTCCACCATGAACCGCAGCCGTATTTTCGAAGATCGCAACGGCAAGGAAGTGCTGGGCATGGCCAAGGCCATCTACAACCAGCAGAGCTGCGCGACCGCCGAATGCCATTTTCATCCACCCGACGTCAAGATGCTCGGGGTTCTCGACGTCATCGTCTCCCTGGACGGCCTGCAGCTGCAAACCGCCACCTACCGCAACAACATCATCGTGCTGACCCTGATGCTGCTGCTGATTCTCGGGGCCTGCCTGACCCTGGTCACGCAGAAACTCATCACGCAGCCGCTCAACAAGCTGCTGGCGCACACTCACCGCATCGCCCAGGGCGATTGGGCGCTGATCGAACTGCCGAGCCAGGACGAATTCGGCCATCTGGCCGCCTCCTTCAACGACATGACCCACAACCTCAAGCAGGCCCAGGACGAGCTGGCCCTCTGGGGCAGTCAACTTGAGGCCAAGGTGGAACAGCGCACCCATGAAATCAAGGAAATGCAGTCGCGCCTGATCCGTTCGGAAAAAATCGCCTCCCTGGGAGAGTTGGTGGCGGGCATCGCCCACGAGCTCAACAATCCCCTGACCGGGGTGCTCATGTTCTCCTCCATGATCGCCGGCGACCCGCGCCTCGATCCGGCCCTCAAGCCCGATTTCGACACGATTGTCCGTGAAACCCAGCGCTGCGCGGGCATCGTGCGCGGACTGCTCGATTTCGCGCGGGAAAGCGTGCCGAAGAAATCCCTGGGCTCGGTGGAACAGATTTTGGAGCAGACCCTGGCTCTCGTGGCTCACCACAGCTCCTTTCACGACATCGAGGTCGTGCGCGACTATGGACGCACGCCCGACATCCTTGCCGATCCCAACCAGTTGGAGCAGGTTTTCATGAATCTGTTCATCAACGCCAGCCAGGCCATGGAGAGCGGCGGCACCCTGCGCGTCCAGACCCGGACCGCCAATGACCACGACTGCGTCAAGATCCGCATCAGCGACACGGGCTGCGGCATCCCCGAAGAGAATCTCTCCAAGATCTTCGATCCCTTCTTCTCGACCAAGGGGCACAAGGGCACGGGCCTGGGCCTGTCGGTCTCCTACGGCATCATCGAGAACCACGGCGGCCATATCGAGGTGGAAAGCCGCCTGGGCGAAGGCACCACCTTCACCATCACCCTGCCCATCGGCAGCGATTACAAGCAGCCGGCAAGCGGCACGGAAAGCCTCCTCGCCACCGGCCTCTGA
- a CDS encoding sigma-54-dependent transcriptional regulator → MEKKRILVVDDESVIREAIRRTLEGESYQIDMAPSGHLALEKLQETDYHLVISDLKMPGMNGMDVLKAIKILQPEVPVIMITGYSTIDSAVEAMKNGAFDYLAKPFTPEQIRDRVEKAIEQRAVLLENFYLKKELRDRQGFDSFIGKSKAMEKVYRRIIQVAPTDSTVLITGESGTGKELVARAIHRNSARKDQPFVAVDCTSLAESLLESELFGHIKGSFTGAVQTKTGLFKVADGGTLFLDEVSNISLTTQAKLLRVLQEREVVPIGGTKPVPIDIRLIAATNRSLKELVAEGRFREDLFFRLNIIPIDLPPLRDRQGDLPILVGHFLQKFSQEIGKDIRGLTPGAMAQIERYPFMGNVRELENVIERAVVLAAGDLIEEDDLELHLGGGDEERMSCHYVPRTADELKETKRQVREQAVMPVERAFVLDALKRNDWNVTRAAEEVGMLRPNFQALLKKQGISIREHTNV, encoded by the coding sequence ATGGAAAAGAAGCGAATTCTCGTAGTCGATGATGAGTCCGTGATCCGGGAAGCCATCCGGCGCACCCTGGAGGGTGAATCCTATCAGATCGACATGGCGCCCAGCGGGCATCTGGCCCTGGAAAAGCTTCAGGAAACCGACTATCACCTGGTCATTTCCGATTTGAAGATGCCGGGGATGAACGGCATGGATGTCCTCAAGGCCATCAAGATTCTTCAACCGGAGGTTCCGGTGATCATGATCACCGGCTATTCGACCATCGATTCGGCGGTCGAGGCGATGAAGAACGGCGCCTTCGATTACCTGGCCAAGCCCTTCACGCCCGAGCAGATCCGTGACCGGGTCGAAAAAGCCATCGAGCAGCGCGCGGTGCTGCTGGAGAATTTCTATCTCAAAAAGGAGCTCAGGGACCGTCAGGGGTTTGATTCCTTCATCGGCAAGAGCAAGGCCATGGAAAAGGTCTATCGCCGCATCATTCAGGTGGCGCCTACCGACAGTACCGTGCTGATCACCGGCGAGAGCGGCACCGGCAAGGAACTGGTCGCCCGCGCCATTCACCGCAACAGCGCGCGCAAGGATCAGCCCTTTGTCGCCGTGGACTGCACCTCGCTGGCCGAAAGCCTGCTGGAGAGCGAATTGTTCGGGCACATCAAGGGTTCCTTCACCGGGGCGGTGCAGACCAAGACCGGTCTGTTCAAGGTCGCCGACGGCGGCACGCTGTTTCTCGACGAAGTGTCCAACATCAGCCTGACCACCCAGGCCAAGCTGCTGCGGGTGCTGCAGGAGCGCGAGGTGGTGCCCATCGGCGGCACCAAGCCGGTGCCCATCGACATTCGCCTGATCGCCGCGACCAACCGCAGCCTCAAGGAACTGGTCGCCGAAGGGCGCTTTCGCGAGGATTTGTTCTTCCGCCTCAACATCATCCCCATCGATCTGCCGCCCCTGCGCGATCGCCAGGGCGATCTGCCGATTCTGGTCGGGCATTTCCTGCAGAAGTTTTCCCAGGAGATCGGCAAGGACATCCGCGGCCTGACGCCGGGCGCCATGGCGCAGATCGAGCGCTACCCCTTCATGGGCAACGTGCGGGAACTGGAGAACGTCATCGAGCGCGCGGTGGTGCTGGCCGCCGGCGATCTGATCGAGGAGGACGACCTGGAACTGCATCTGGGGGGCGGCGACGAGGAGCGGATGAGCTGCCATTACGTGCCGCGCACCGCCGACGAACTCAAGGAAACCAAGCGCCAGGTGCGCGAGCAGGCCGTCATGCCGGTGGAACGCGCCTTTGTGCTCGATGCGCTCAAGCGCAACGACTGGAACGTGACCCGGGCGGCCGAGGAAGTCGGCATGCTGCGTCCCAACTTCCAGGCGCTGCTCAAGAAGCAGGGGATTTCCATTCGGGAGCACACCAACGTCTGA
- a CDS encoding sigma-54-dependent transcriptional regulator produces the protein MATVLIIDDDPGIQDTLSLMVERMGHRPLTAARLAQGIATARDNEVDVVFLDVRLPDGSGLDALQDIERVPSSPEVIILTGFGDPQGAELAIKSGAWDYLEKTASAKEINLALDRALQYRQEKQLAQRGAKISALKREGIIGDSQKLRACLELVAQAALGEADVLITGETGTGKELFARAIHRNSRRAAGPFIVVDCAALPENLVEALLFGHEKGTFTGAEKSRRGLIAEADGGTLFLDEVGELPLALQKTFLRVLQERRFRPLGGSREEQSDFRLVAATNRDLDALVQTQAFREDLLFRLRAFHLELPPLRERLEDIRDLARAHVDQLCERKNIPSKGFSPDFIPTLQSYHWPGNIRELLQTLERALDAAFLESTLFPKHLPTALRAEIARGSVSGRCAAETPPPPATLPTLQEFRDSIYLQAEKQYLRELLALTGSNIQKACRVAGLSQSRLYALLKTHRISRAGD, from the coding sequence ATGGCGACGGTTCTCATCATCGACGACGATCCCGGCATTCAGGATACGCTGAGCCTCATGGTCGAGCGCATGGGCCATCGGCCCTTGACGGCCGCGCGCCTGGCTCAGGGCATCGCGACGGCCCGCGACAACGAGGTCGACGTGGTGTTTCTCGACGTGCGCCTGCCCGACGGCAGCGGTCTGGACGCGCTGCAGGACATCGAGCGGGTTCCTTCCTCGCCCGAGGTCATCATCCTGACCGGCTTCGGCGACCCGCAGGGGGCGGAGCTCGCCATCAAATCCGGCGCCTGGGACTATCTGGAGAAAACCGCCTCCGCCAAGGAAATCAACCTCGCCCTCGACCGGGCGCTGCAGTATCGCCAGGAAAAGCAGCTCGCGCAGCGCGGCGCGAAGATTTCCGCGCTCAAGCGCGAGGGCATCATCGGCGACAGCCAGAAGTTGCGCGCCTGCCTGGAACTGGTCGCTCAGGCGGCCCTGGGTGAAGCCGACGTGCTCATCACCGGCGAAACCGGCACGGGCAAGGAGCTTTTCGCCCGCGCCATTCACCGAAATTCGCGCCGTGCCGCGGGGCCGTTCATCGTGGTCGACTGCGCGGCCCTGCCCGAGAACCTGGTCGAGGCGCTGCTTTTCGGGCACGAGAAGGGCACCTTCACCGGGGCGGAGAAAAGCCGCCGCGGGCTGATCGCCGAGGCCGACGGCGGCACCCTGTTTCTCGACGAGGTCGGCGAGCTTCCCCTGGCGCTGCAGAAAACTTTTTTGCGCGTGCTTCAAGAGCGGCGCTTTCGCCCCCTGGGCGGCAGCCGGGAGGAGCAGAGCGATTTTCGCCTGGTCGCCGCCACCAACCGCGACCTCGATGCCCTGGTGCAGACCCAGGCCTTTCGTGAAGACCTGCTTTTTCGCCTGCGCGCCTTTCATCTTGAATTGCCGCCGCTGCGCGAGCGCCTTGAAGACATCCGCGACCTCGCCCGCGCCCATGTCGATCAGCTGTGCGAGCGTAAAAACATTCCATCCAAGGGGTTTTCGCCCGATTTTATCCCCACCCTGCAAAGCTACCACTGGCCGGGCAACATCCGTGAGCTTCTGCAAACCCTCGAGCGCGCCCTCGACGCGGCGTTTCTCGAATCGACCCTGTTCCCCAAGCATCTGCCCACGGCCTTGCGCGCCGAGATCGCCCGCGGCAGCGTCTCGGGCCGGTGCGCGGCCGAGACGCCGCCGCCCCCGGCGACCCTGCCCACGCTTCAGGAGTTTCGCGACAGCATTTACCTTCAGGCCGAGAAGCAGTACCTGCGGGAACTTCTCGCCCTGACCGGGAGCAATATCCAGAAGGCCTGCCGGGTTGCCGGATTGTCCCAGTCAAGACTCTACGCCCTGCTCAAGACCCACCGGATTTCGCGCGCCGGCGACTGA
- a CDS encoding hybrid sensor histidine kinase/response regulator: MNEKFFNRKLIPSTIALAYAYVGGLFFFFSITLAFVLSDPNTLMWVAIFIFLLFVLVTAVLLYFLLRSNEKAITLAQKNLERVSRALKTRSGCNQAMLRVADELKLMQETCRVIVEEGGYVLAWVGLAEADEAQTVRPVAQWGKDHGFLATEKISWGDNERGQGPVATAIRTRLTSHAQHNRSWLDMVQDRGYASSIALPLLDGAHCFGALAIYAGEKDAFDKDEVELLRAMAEDLAYGVVTLRLRREQEEGRQARRQLATIIEQGTEGVLTFDAEGVIRYVNPAFEEISGCDNERLVNKNIGDLRLAGRNRTLFQMMQEVRADGAARVEQLINYRPDGSQYEIIARVTPVFDAQGRITSFAAVVRDISNEVQLERQLRQAQKMQIIATLSGGIAHDFNNILASIITCSEMALDDLPLDSPWRRNIEVIHRAGQRGRELVRQIRTLSRQNEQEKKPVSLEPILDECLKLLRPSLPASIEIHDWVMPGLGQILADSTQMHQVIVNLCTNAAQAMERKGGVLDVGLDNIELSSEALRVLPDLKPGPYLRLTVRDTGEGMTPAVMERIFDPFFTTREQGAGTGLGLSVVHGIVKNHGGAIEVSSTPGKGSIFRVYLPRIPGTGEQAQAEPPLSIASGHERILFVDDEQDIVYAGETMLRRLGYEVTATRCPLEALEIFRRNPQRFDLVITDLTMPRMSGAQLAQEIARERRSIPIILCTGFAGRLDELRRADEEHPARICEVVLKPFDRTDLAQAIRRALAEGAAQIGGQTG; encoded by the coding sequence ATGAATGAAAAATTCTTCAACCGCAAGCTGATCCCTTCCACCATCGCCCTGGCCTACGCCTATGTCGGCGGGCTGTTCTTTTTCTTTTCCATCACCCTGGCCTTTGTTCTCTCCGACCCCAACACCCTCATGTGGGTGGCGATCTTCATTTTTCTGCTTTTCGTCCTGGTGACCGCCGTCCTGCTATATTTTCTGTTGCGCTCCAACGAAAAGGCCATCACCCTGGCGCAGAAAAATCTCGAGCGGGTCAGCCGCGCCCTCAAGACCCGCAGCGGCTGCAACCAGGCCATGCTGCGGGTGGCCGATGAGCTCAAGCTCATGCAGGAGACCTGTCGGGTCATCGTCGAGGAGGGGGGCTATGTGCTCGCCTGGGTGGGCCTGGCCGAGGCGGATGAGGCCCAGACGGTGCGGCCGGTGGCCCAGTGGGGCAAGGACCACGGGTTTCTGGCGACGGAAAAGATCTCCTGGGGCGACAACGAGCGCGGCCAGGGGCCGGTGGCGACCGCCATCCGCACCCGCCTCACCAGCCACGCCCAGCACAACCGCAGCTGGCTGGACATGGTGCAGGATCGCGGCTATGCCTCCTCCATCGCCCTGCCTCTGCTCGATGGGGCGCACTGTTTCGGGGCCCTGGCCATTTATGCCGGCGAAAAGGATGCCTTCGACAAGGACGAAGTCGAGCTGCTGCGCGCCATGGCCGAGGACCTGGCCTACGGCGTGGTCACCCTGCGCCTGCGCCGCGAGCAGGAAGAGGGCCGGCAGGCGCGCCGGCAGCTGGCCACCATCATTGAGCAGGGCACCGAGGGCGTGCTGACCTTTGACGCCGAGGGCGTCATCCGCTATGTCAATCCCGCCTTCGAGGAGATCAGCGGCTGCGACAACGAGCGGCTGGTGAACAAGAACATCGGCGATCTGCGCCTGGCCGGGCGCAACAGGACGCTTTTCCAGATGATGCAGGAGGTGCGCGCCGACGGAGCGGCCCGCGTCGAGCAACTGATCAACTACCGTCCCGACGGGTCGCAGTACGAGATCATCGCCCGGGTCACGCCGGTCTTCGATGCCCAGGGGCGCATCACCAGTTTTGCGGCGGTGGTGCGCGACATCAGCAACGAGGTGCAACTGGAGCGCCAATTGCGCCAGGCGCAGAAGATGCAGATCATCGCCACCCTCTCCGGCGGCATCGCCCACGACTTCAACAATATTCTCGCCTCGATCATCACCTGCAGCGAAATGGCCCTGGATGATCTGCCCCTTGATTCTCCCTGGCGCAGAAACATCGAGGTGATTCACCGCGCCGGTCAGCGCGGCCGCGAGCTGGTGCGCCAGATTCGCACCCTGAGCCGCCAGAACGAGCAGGAAAAAAAGCCCGTGAGCCTGGAGCCGATTCTCGATGAATGCCTCAAGCTGCTTCGGCCCTCTCTGCCCGCGAGCATCGAGATCCATGATTGGGTCATGCCCGGCCTCGGCCAGATTCTGGCCGACTCCACGCAGATGCACCAGGTGATCGTCAATCTGTGCACCAACGCGGCTCAGGCCATGGAGCGCAAGGGCGGTGTTCTGGATGTCGGGCTTGACAACATCGAGCTGAGCAGCGAGGCGCTCAGAGTGCTGCCCGATCTCAAGCCCGGCCCTTATCTGCGCCTTACGGTGCGCGATACGGGAGAAGGCATGACGCCGGCGGTCATGGAGCGCATCTTCGATCCCTTCTTCACCACCAGGGAGCAGGGGGCGGGCACCGGCCTCGGTCTGTCGGTGGTGCACGGCATCGTCAAGAATCACGGCGGGGCCATCGAGGTCTCCAGCACGCCGGGCAAGGGTTCCATTTTTCGCGTGTATCTGCCGCGCATTCCCGGAACCGGCGAACAGGCGCAGGCCGAGCCGCCGCTTTCCATCGCCTCGGGACATGAGCGCATTCTCTTCGTCGATGACGAGCAGGACATCGTCTACGCCGGCGAAACCATGCTGCGGCGGCTCGGCTATGAGGTCACGGCGACCCGCTGTCCCCTCGAGGCCCTGGAGATCTTTCGCCGCAACCCCCAAAGGTTCGACCTGGTGATCACCGATTTGACCATGCCGCGGATGAGCGGCGCCCAGCTCGCCCAGGAGATCGCCCGGGAGCGCCGTTCCATCCCGATCATCTTATGCACGGGATTCGCCGGGCGGCTCGATGAGCTTCGTCGCGCCGACGAGGAGCACCCGGCGCGCATTTGCGAGGTGGTGCTCAAGCCCTTCGACCGCACCGATCTCGCCCAGGCCATCCGGCGGGCGCTGGCGGAGGGCGCCGCGCAAATCGGTGGACAAACCGGCTGA
- the nrfD gene encoding NrfD/PsrC family molybdoenzyme membrane anchor subunit: protein MKAIISRGFKPIDSPSPDNSARRWTLKEKLLLGMTPRQYFGQAVCNPFNWVLGLIFLIGVPLLIYRFAFGLGAVTHSSYDYPWGLLLGFGLFVMVPLSASGFLLGTAVNIFGRHDLHHIERLALLNGLLGYFFAVVFLLADLGQPWRLPYPMFVAFGTGAVLFLVAWHVSTYLSVQVAEVSEGFFEWMNWPQAAKFVKKITVGLTVSAIILSTLHQGALGALFTYAPGKLHPLWYAAEFQWIHFFCSSIAAGLCMVIVVSTIIKKTMAWRCDAGFLDNLDAQTITLAKGACMALITYFAIKMLAVAHDNEWAYLATGWGLWFLFELAFGILLPLVILSYGIRRERAGIVRLGAFATVLGIALNRLNCALIAFNWRLYQEVPHWAEVMLCVTIFALYIVVYRAILYRLPILYSWKAKEAHAPEAVKERIPFGVSVRPSHHQVFRTRD, encoded by the coding sequence ATGAAAGCCATCATTTCCCGCGGGTTCAAGCCCATCGATTCGCCCTCGCCGGACAACAGCGCCCGCCGCTGGACCTTGAAGGAAAAACTGCTGCTCGGCATGACGCCGCGCCAGTATTTCGGGCAGGCGGTGTGCAATCCCTTCAACTGGGTGCTGGGACTGATCTTTCTCATCGGCGTTCCGCTGCTCATCTACCGCTTCGCCTTCGGCCTGGGCGCGGTGACCCATTCGTCCTATGATTATCCCTGGGGGCTGCTGCTCGGCTTCGGCCTGTTCGTCATGGTGCCCCTGTCGGCGTCGGGCTTTCTGCTCGGCACGGCGGTGAACATCTTCGGCCGCCACGACCTGCATCATATCGAGCGTCTGGCCCTGCTCAACGGCCTGCTCGGCTACTTCTTCGCCGTCGTCTTTCTGCTCGCCGATCTCGGCCAGCCCTGGCGCCTGCCTTATCCCATGTTCGTCGCCTTCGGCACCGGCGCCGTGCTGTTTCTGGTCGCCTGGCACGTCTCGACCTATCTGTCGGTGCAGGTCGCCGAGGTTTCCGAGGGCTTCTTCGAGTGGATGAACTGGCCCCAGGCGGCGAAATTCGTCAAGAAGATCACCGTCGGCCTGACGGTGTCCGCCATCATCCTCTCGACCCTGCATCAGGGCGCGCTGGGGGCGCTGTTCACCTACGCGCCCGGCAAGCTGCACCCGCTCTGGTACGCGGCGGAATTCCAGTGGATCCATTTCTTCTGCTCGTCCATCGCCGCCGGGTTGTGCATGGTCATCGTGGTGAGCACCATCATCAAGAAAACCATGGCTTGGCGCTGTGACGCAGGCTTCCTCGACAACCTCGACGCTCAGACCATCACCCTGGCCAAGGGCGCGTGCATGGCGCTGATCACCTATTTCGCCATCAAAATGCTGGCCGTGGCCCACGACAACGAATGGGCCTATCTCGCCACGGGTTGGGGGCTGTGGTTTCTCTTCGAGCTGGCCTTCGGCATTCTGCTGCCCCTGGTGATCCTGTCCTACGGCATTCGCCGGGAGCGCGCCGGCATCGTGCGCCTTGGCGCCTTCGCCACGGTGCTCGGCATCGCCCTCAATCGGCTCAACTGCGCGCTGATCGCCTTCAACTGGCGCCTCTACCAGGAAGTGCCCCATTGGGCCGAGGTGATGCTGTGCGTCACCATCTTCGCCCTGTATATCGTGGTCTATCGCGCCATTCTCTATCGCCTGCCGATTCTATACAGCTGGAAGGCCAAGGAGGCCCATGCCCCCGAAGCGGTCAAGGAGCGCATTCCCTTCGGCGTGTCGGTGCGGCCCTCCCATCATCAGGTGTTTCGCACTCGCGACTAG